Below is a genomic region from Tenrec ecaudatus isolate mTenEca1 chromosome 15, mTenEca1.hap1, whole genome shotgun sequence.
AAGATGGATGCTTACAATGGTCAAAGCAGCACTACCAGAAGGTTAAAAGAGAACctgtcactgttttttttttttttaacattttattaggggttcatacaactcttatcacaatccatacatatacatacatcaattgtataaagcacatccacacataccttgccccaatcattctcaaagcatgtgctctccacttaagccccttgcatcaggtcctctttttctgtcACTGTTTTAACTGTTGCTCTGTTACTCGGAGTTAGCGCTGCTGGAGCGGGCACAGAAATAGCTGctctaagcaaccaaaataatgggCTGACCCATCTCTAGAGTTTAACTGATGAGGATTTAGCCAGACTAGAAGATGCAATAACGCATCTAGAAAAATCTGTAAGCTCTCTTTCTGAGATAGTCCTACAAAATCATAGAGGGTTAGATTTAATTTTTCTACAACAAGGAGCAGTGACcagccctccaccccccaccgattgaccagtcaagaaaacacatgtgaaactgcttgccaaccaccactggacaatgctggcaccagaagttttctctaatcaatttaaagaacagcaacactggactgccccctggccctggccccataaaagcccagcgaACAAAGAACTCGGTGCTGATTCCCTTTGGCTGCTGGGTCCCCACtgtgctgggcagtggagggagggaagccctagcttgagcaagcaaataaactccttttgctgcttttgcatctcaactggtcagaattcttccatgcgcccaaggtgagctcgcattccctcccccaatccaacactaggggatgagaattatattacagttgagtctcaactacagtttactcaaCAGATAATAGGATAGATATGTGAGGTTTGCTTgagtgcctgggaaaagataattccatcaggagAGAGAAAGCCGAGTTGCATGGCTATAAGACAGCGGATTGATGAAtcctatgctgactttgtgttccaaaagttctatttccaaatgtgtaaagaatgtccaggcagtaagagacttagtgcataagctatcttatgatttctccaaAAAGCATTGTAAAAATACCTTccacagggaacagggcactctgctagattatctcaggatatgcaggaatgtagagacagAGGAATATAAGGCCGACCTCATGGCAGCTACACTGGCAAATTATATCAGACCTAGAAAAAAGtgttttagttgtgggaagacaggtcatcttcacagagagtgtaggcagagcaggctgcggcctatgtcagagcatgggccagggccttcgagtgggtttaatagaacctgaactctgccccgctgtaggaagggaactcattagcCAAGACTTCCCAGCGGGGAAATagtggaaggagcttgatacagaccctgCCAAGCAaagcatgggaggcaaggtgtctgcctgagAGAGCAAAGAAGAGAGAAACTGCAGGTATCACCCAgcttcacagcaggagaccagacctaaccaATCTTGCAAAAGCCCAGCCTCTGTTCTCCCTGCAGTTGTTTTGACTAACTAACAGATGGctctcagaagccctcacagcagtttgctgattctaGAAGCAGGAACCTCTTATTGAAAAAGTAATACACCTTGGGGATGAAAGCCAGAGTGAATCATGTCTTGTTTTCGTTCTTGTACAGGAGCCAAAAATCTATATATCATCTCCGTGCAGGGGATCAAGGGCCGGCTAAGCAGACTGCCCGCTGCCGGTGTGGGTGACATGGTGATGGCCACAGTCAAGAAAGGCAAACCCGAGCTCAGAAAGAAGGTCCATCCTGCAGTGGTAATACGGCAACGGAAATCCTACCGGAGAAAAGATGGTGTGTTCCTTTATTTCGAAGATAATGCGGGGGTCATTGTGAACAATAAAGGTGAGATGAAAGGTTCGGCCATCACAGGAACCGTTGCAAAGGAGTGTGCGGACTTGTGGCCCCGGATTGCATCCAATGCTGGCAGCATTGCGTGATTTTGCCGTGTTTGTGAAAACCTCCAACAACCCTATTAAaaattattcacacacacaccccccaaaaagaagaagtaatacagtttttatcaggaagttttaacctaagtactcaagaaattcaaattgatactggagttgataagagttgggagaaaaagccaaaagctgtgattaaattagaaatttttaagagcagtaattggtgtCCACTACCAAAGAACTAATTGTGATTGTTAGCCTAAATAGAAccattttatattaagcaatcaTTCTGCACCAGTCCTAAAGTGCAATCTCAGGCcttataacattttcaaaaaaaaaaaaaagaaagaaagaaaaggccaactaGCCCCTTGTTCCTAAAAAACAGCAAAAGACTATCCTGTGCCAGAAAATTGTGCAATCTCAAAGTCTGCTTGCTCAGTCGCGCTGCTTAATGGCCAGTTTTGCTTCTGTACCAGCCTGCTTAGTCGCACTGTTCAACCCCAATTTCTGCTTGTATACCAGCCTGCTTTCACAGTATAGCAATCTAATGAAGCCTTATAAAAAACCAAGTCTGTAAGCGAAAGGGACCAGCCGATGGCCACATTTTGTCTAGGGctggctggtccctgcgcaggtttcttttgttatcaaaacttttatttctttcaatctcacatCTCAGTTATTCTTGTCTGGCTCATGTACAACAAAAtaagatgtttattaggaaagtccaacctaaattctcaaggtgttgctggagttattggtgaagattatgaagaagaaataaaggcagtgatgaattctgatataccatggtttgcagagtgaagacccaaagcccatatgtcagccactggagatcccctctaggggaggatatgagccaatcaaggtgtgatatagcatcgatgaaaaatacaattttcctctagttcttaaatgctttctccccacgccccactgtcatgatctgaattctaccttgcaagtttggctagttcagaggatgtacactggtacagacaggaactggaagcacagggaatccagggtggatgatatcgttaagaccagtggtgtgagtggtgatactgggagggtagagggagagtggtttgaaaagaggaaactgattacaaggatctacatgtgacctcctccctgggggacagacaatgggaaagtgggtgaagggagacttcaggcagtgcaagatatgacaaaataataatttataagtcatcaagggctcatgagggaggggattaagtggagagcaaatgtattaagaatgatgaaggcaatgaatgtaaagatgtgctttacacaattgatgtatatatgaattgtgataggagttctatgagcccctaataaaacaatttaaaaatatttttaaaaaataaattataaaaatctatgatcaaaatataatggagagccaaaaacttaaaaaaagggaagatcgcttaagccaatttttgcttccttgcatttctagagttaaaAGTTATGGTTGGCAGGAAAGAGTGCTTGAGAAATCTGACCAtggtttaaatcaaggggtcttcagGAATGCGCTTGTGGTGAAACAGTAGCGccaccacatggaattagaaattgaagcgaAAAGGCTTTTAAACTTTGGATGGGGGGGGTCATTTCTTTAGTGCAGTCAGGAGGGCCTAAAACTGTTCCATTAACTTCCACTAAAGCCAGCGtgaagggaatgagtgaagttaagtaAGAGAGACGATAGCAAGGTGGTAAAATCAtatagtgtgagaagcctgaagagcaaagggcttaattgagcctgtaaccttaccggtgaacttggaggaaaaaatgtctgtttagtaagttacttcaagaacagctgaataaatttattgagaattttttcagtctttgaaaGTATGGTAATTAGTCagttctcttaattctctgagggctgggagccagtatttacataacaacgaAGGCTGTCTAACTAGttgttttactggttcaagaccaagcaaggtaactgagattgCCAGCAATACTTTAAAAgctgcattgttaaaacagaaggaggagaagaggaatcttatgtgcgacaaatttcatttggtcaatttaacaaaaaaagttctccttactaaaagcttgaaaCAAAGGTAGGGCAGagaaacacattttcacttctacagagaaaaccgatcctaagaaatcccaagatgatggaaaccgcgtttgggatccGGGTCCATCTCTcaccgggagaaagggcagtgcATTTATGTTTCTGtagaataaagctgatgggctCCCCTCAGAAGGACACAACcacgttgggagaaagatggacatgaaGGACACGAAGGTATCCGAAAAGCTTAATCATAATTCTTTTTCCAGGTCACTGACACCCttaagagaggggctatttgtttatattttcacaggccaaGGAGatcggtggatttctcttcagccagcaaggcccagaggaaagCAGGGAAGCTGGTGTGTGACCTccctgtcctgttactgaagttatccaaaatgtcaagaagacttggcagattcctgagaatggcgattgctgactgttgAGACATTTTTTCCATTGTTGATGCTGTCTAAGAGAAACTCTGAGACTCTCATCAAAGATGAACATTatatacaatagtgactggactattactccagactgttgttttgctgaaagatcaagattttggacttgtgaattaatgttataatgtgattggaatgtaactgatttctgtgtaactccctacctatataatgtaacattgcgTGACAAGGATTTGATTAAGAAACAttagcaagggtttaagggaaacatttcattagatgttgatcagcttaaagaggacattttctatacattcaaagacagactcgaggcatctcctggctctgatgtgattaagcagttggtgagtggcatggaagggttggatccTCCATCTTGGGCTCAAAGtatctcacatagcttaagttccagtctgactgtattATTTACTCATCATATTTTTTATGCCTGCAGTTTCGTgctgcttctataggaagctaagagataagaagagagaccatgttgctcCCGTGACGCTATTAAATCTCAAACATAATGCAGAcaagggaaatgtgggatactagcactgtagggaaataaaactgggactgttaggtttctctctctgggactagatcccaacctcagtccttggctccgcgcgagaaagatttcatgctgaagccaggctcgtgatccaagtgaatttaatgaaagttcaaagaagcatcaggttttacacggcacccattaggattcatttgaccatgcggcctggcagagactgccccaggtcacgcaagaatctctctcctcccacgaagaccagaccaaaaagcccctctcccttctggtccctgccttttcaagggttcccaggggaggtgtggtgaacgacctcaggttgatcccattggctgaattgcagtcacctggcccaggtgggcttcttCAGGTATAACGCTCATGtgggcccaccggcgggaaaatccagcttttgtcctttgctggctctcttgggcatgcgtaaatggaattcccaattccctaggctaagctacctaatagGACTTACTCCCTGACTGGtgtggagggaatctggaagactagtattccatggctggaagactgcCACTCCGGTAGTTGGAGATATGGTCCAGGTACATGTTCCTGCGGTTGTCTATCATTTCCATAGTTTCTCCCTTATAGCTGTGctgtcttaaagtgagcacatggttgattcattctccctatggaagcagacattcctatttgctcATTTTCTTCCCGCCTTGATATCCAGCCTctatcataccttcctccaacagCAGATGGTCATTAGGGGACATTACCCCCAGTGtctggattcaaaatgttagctgtaagcctgaatttttggctgcaTCAATTGGATCATTAAGTTTTGTCTGGACaacttttaatgtatagaaaataaccatatagcccatgtggcttttgaattttttatataaaacaaagggGGACTTGTGGAGGGAGGTCAGCTTCTTAGAcatcttccctggaggcagactgctgtctccccacaccacaggatgggcctgctccctgctgttggaGACAATGGGTTACTTCTTGAAGCttacaaccattagcttggttcctctaggtggggtttataccctaTGGATaaaggttcctatggagatccagagaataggtcaaaattaagctgccatcctgactctaggatctgcccatcttgtcacatgtatagtccctatccctccttttcctgttgcatgtatgcccctagaccaccccctcccattactgtataacctatagtgcagccccttcctgtgaggtatgtctttacctgtaatcaaggggcttgcatgcctccaaaagttatataggcctgggttagctatAGAGAGCCCTCTCTCTctggtctctccccacctctctcctcgGCTCCCGCTCCtcccttgtttccctttccctttttccaatttcccttccccctctttccacttgagccaccaagtggggctgaggtgagcaatgttaccatgaaatgtgtctgaccccttgATTGCAATATCCCCTATGCCTCTtctatctcatgctctcgatgactttatgtatttatcttaaccgtacaattgtgcttactgaacccacaaCTAGTGGGGGGGGGCTGCCCCCCCTACCTCATACTAcactcctggagccttatttttttgctaatatcttcagtaccctttggatttcttccttcagtaccactgtttcttgatcataagctacctcttgctttgtgtattccttccatcctcttttgatacctcctgcatcatttgaattattgtttggcgaagaagattgaaaggactatggacttcaagaagaattaacaaatctgtctcagaagaagtacatcgagaatgctcctgaaaagtgagcatggtgagatgttttctcatgTGCCTTGGAtgggttatcaggagaaaccagtccctggaaaagcatatcgtgcttgggaaagtagaagggcagtgaaaaagaggaagacccttgtgagACATTGAAtcattgactgcaacaatgagcacaaacagaaaaactactgtgagatggagcaggacttggcagtgtttcattctgttgtacatgggttctctgggagctggaaccTAATTGAGGAAAACTATCAACAACAAGAACACATGATCACTCATCCCAATCTCGTCAAGGTTTTCCTATTTCTGTTCCTCCACATTTCCTAAATCTCTCCTTGGGTGtgtactgtccttttgatcttaattacacggatggttagtctatcaacagggtgagttcagttccggactGTGGGGAAATAAGACTTACagaaatatgactaggactatattccctaaattatcacagagggaatctggaaagctagtattccacattAGGAAAGTCACCACTTCGGTATGTTAGAGATAAagcccaagtacattatcctgctttaaatatcattctcacagaatctcccctaacagctatgctgactTAAAGTGAACTTCTATCTCTATATAGAAGTAAACATTCTTGATGTCTCCTCCCACTGCAGAACCCATCCCACCTCAGGCCTTTCCccagtgcaggtattaggtttcctcacctgtgagctcagagactttactgtggttaccacccaccttgtgatgtatgtaagtactgaatatgcatgtattatggctacctacaaatatcccaagacagtaaagattgactctctcttcctccctttctctgcgtagacctggctgctgagatcatggctgtcccagAGGTAAGCTTGCTACCATAACATGTGTCtgagtcctttattttattttctctctcctatcttctaggaCTTTACTATGCTCTTTGTATATCATAGCCATACAATTTCAACTACAAACCCCGTGATTGTCACAGGCTTTTTTACACAAAGACTGgacttgaaaggtgactaaagacccttgtgttgagggtctctttggtgatttgaattttggcccacattttcctcctactctatctatgatcttctaatgggattccttttcgagcccttggtagtggtagttgggcacATCTGGTTCTGATAAATCACTAACATTAGGTTAACAATTCAATGGAAAGTAGCTTGCATAACTGAGGGGACCTTTTGGACTCTACTTGCATGCTATCAGGGGTAGAGCTACATTGATAGATAAGAGGCCCTGTTTGTGTAgtgcttacgagttgggctgctaactgtacgaCTAGCACCATTCACGCCACaggaaaagatggagctttttacttcagcaaatatttagtcttggaaactcacaggggggactgtaccctgtcctacagcatcactgagtccacattgacttgactgcagtgggttggttttttgtttgcttgtttttatttatttatttatttttaaaattcatgatttatccatgggggaaaaaaaaatcttagtctCATGGTCttcatctgggctgggctggtatgttttcttgatatccaattactctttgatataaagctcctcctTACACATTGagtgtccctgcatttgtttctctagcctacccagtgtaACAGGGTAGGTATTttaagagaagtccccttttagttgcaaaatctagcctctgtttcccaagatctaaggataaggtggctccaccaGAACTGGGACCAtaaatcagtaaatatttgttgataaaTGACACAGAGTTTTCCGTATCGtctgtggaactatctgaccatattggaaaATGTAATAAAGTGTTGCAATTATCATATCTCCATTTTCAAaaacaactttggaatctgactagaactttcataaaggaattttctaatgtatcagacataaaagaagCATAATCCTTATGATTGCAAATTCATAGGGAAACACTTTACTTTGAGCTGTCCCATCAGCACTTGTTCTCAGAGACCCACCTGCCAATAGTTACTAGgaggaagtaaatttaaattccacacctctcaatttggaagagtctctatgAACATtgtgcccatgcacttgaaaccattagattgatagaacctctggtgagtgataaattagcagagtgtagaaatcatgataagcatcattgaACCGAACTATCATGTTTAACTGCctcaatagcattcaagcaaaataaaacaaaataaaaatacaaactccaactctaagaaTAGTCAAGCTTAACAACCAACACCCCCGCTCCCATCACTTTTTAGGGTTCCTATCCTGCTtaagtttcattttttaattttgttacgCAGACATAATTTACCTAGACCATATGATGCCagatacttctcttttcctaaaggcagtcataTGTGCCCGTACTTTGAGCCGCAGAGTGGTCCTTCgtctcaaaggtcattagttttggttcttgcttcagccccattaacactgtggcagggttggatggctggatggttccCGGTAGTTAGGAGGATGCCCCATCCGGGGAGTCTGATCACAACCTCACACAAGTACATTGTACGTCATTTTATGTCCCCCACGAACGCTCTCGGTGCTGgggaaagtaccgtttctgcccgcaGGTGCCTCAGCCATCATTACCTGAGCCTTTGCAGCTGCAGCCTTAGCCAGggctgagggcccattgttgcctgacctccctctcccttcctccttcccgcgCTGCCCCAGGTCCCGCCCCAGGCTCCGCCCCCGGCCCAAACAGCACCGCCACCTCAAagatgccacctcaaagatgaaaagaagacagacacCATAACCCCGCCGGCTTCTCCCACCCCGGGTCGATCTGAGAGGGGGCGGAAGTGGTGGTGTCCTAGCCGGAACTGTGGCTCATTGGGCGAGTCCTACTTACTGTGCATTGTAAGTGGGTGCAGAGAAGCGCCCGCAACCTGAGCACCATGTAGCCAGTGCTCTCAGGTGAGGgacgctcttctccagggacttgtttgtGGCCAGCGGCCACTTTGGAGCACCCAGCACCCCTGCTGGGGTGcaagccccctttctctcctcctcctcttctcccatgcgtCGCCCTTCTTGTGGTGAAAGGTTTGTGGGTGCTCCAGGAGGCTgatcccatcccccagctttggattgatttgggctcatggtaggaatccctgttggagaagggGTAAACCCAGGCTGAGGGTTCTTGTCTTCGGGGTTCCCAGGTTAGTATTTTTGTGGGTTTCTGCTAaccccctccattgtttccttacCGCACAGTGGTGCCTTCTCCCGGAGACTCCTTGTACCtcgtcagctcaaaggtgagccccgagtctgttgtttctctcactacgaagaagagaacgcttctcaggaagcgagtggctgcagctggtgcacaaacGTTAGGGCTTCCCCCGGAGATTTGCTAAGTCTTGTCAGCTGTGTGCCGGGAGCCAGGCAGGGTGAGAACCCCAGGTCCAGGTCTAGAACCTCCCTGGCTCTTCGTGTCATCTGGTGTGTGGCCTGACAGCTGGAAAATCaaagaagagacaggcccagctttagaaagatgaggttcaaccttgaactcagccaaagggatgtccagtctttctttgggaaagcttaCAGGTCTCTGTGGAAGGGCGAGACCCCCTTGTAGGGTCTGTTGGAAGCGTTTACTAAGGACAGCATAGATGTTTCTTCTTTACAAAGCTAACTCTGCCCATCTTCCTGCCCAATTAAGAGATGTCAGCCCACAGAAGCCAGCACCCagcccattggagttatccaCATCAACCAGAAAGATGTGGAGGAACCCTCCTGTCTAAGCATTAGAGACATCCCACAGAGTTAAATACCTGAATTGATATTTTGCTCACTTGGACTGggcaccttctaccctcctgctgctctgactTATCTTGcctctcaccacccccacccctctctaccccctaagtctggctctccctcccacttacactccttctgctggttctgcagcagacattagagctgtgtAAACCCTTCCTCGACAAATTCTGCTTTAGTTCGTGGGTCTTTATTAAACCTGATGTTCTCTTCCTTTATGAAATAGCAGGTCTAATGGACTTTACACTTTTAAATTTaccctatatacttgagtatcagcCGACCTGAAAATAAACTTAGGCACCTAATTTTTTCCACAAAAACTGGGCAAACTTCTTGACTCCAGTATAACCCTAGGCTAGGAAATGCAACAGTTATGataaattcaaaaataaaaatagataccaataaaatcaATTGAGGCATCAGCAGGTTAGatgtttttgaatatttcaaagaaaaatagtaaactagctctaagtggaaaagagggtgaaCAAAAACCATATGTTATGAGTAATAACTGTACACGCTGAGTTACTGCATGCGCTACAGTACTGCATGTACATAAGGCAGCTTGTAAAGCTTGAGGTCTAAGGCAGACGGATGATCTTCCAGAATAAGGTGACATGACTGTTTTCATAcaacagcctgtgttagggctcataataaaCACATACTGCGTATGCCCTGGGTTACTGCATGTGCTGTGCTACTGCATACAAAGCGTCGCCCCCTAGGCATGGGAAGTGCTAATGcaccacatgcagtaacacagtgcgtacacaatgcagcgtgtatattatgagccctaacacaggctgctctatgcgagcatagtcaacactgggtccagataggggttaataagaaagtgaaaaataaaataagtactgtaaataaacatagtgtatatccaagaccagagagctTCTAGTACTTGTAGTCAGCAATGCTTGAATGGAGCAAAGGGGCGTGACAAAGCAtgggtaagactgtaaaggctacatCATTggtcaatccctggagaagagtgGGAGAAGAAGAGCGGCCGTATCCAGCATTCATATGACAAGGATGCAGTGCGCCTctggtaccagcacacagaagtggGCAGATTCATGCCCAGTATGGCACAGAAAACACAGGCTTCTGGCATGCAGGAGAAAAGAACTGTGATATTCGCAGTCATgtaccacccacagaggctgtagGCACTCTCAGATGAGCGGGAGAAATCAGGTTGCACCAGAGAAtaggtaagtgggaccctcacttcAGTAtaagccgggggtgggggggctttgtcagcataaaaaaatgtgctgagaaactcggcttatacacgagtatatactcgTGTGGCTAATTCTCTGCTTTagatgaagggccagctctaacctttctttaATCTTACTATCCTTAACCCCTTTCACCTATTTTCCTTTGatatcctgttccctacaaacctaaactccctcaataaatctaaaattaaaggtctttgtctcttgtctccctaAGACCTAATACATGATGGCTGGTACAAAGAGTCTGTCTAAGCtagactggagtggcactttcctttccctagccactAAAGTCCCCAGCAGCCTTTCTGGACCTCTTCCAGTGAGCCTAGCAAAGAGATCTCCACTTTTTTGGCTAAAGACCCTCTCACAATGCATCGGTGAGGGTgaatgttaaatccaaagctccctactccatggtcatcttttcattttcccatggtcattctgaaaatgtccacatacAAGTAATCTTGCTAAGTCAGATGGTCTTTTCaccccaggggcttaggtggtaattattcagtggaaggatgctctcctgttttgctacctcatttaagagagctcaaattttctctcagccttttaaaatgggttgtaagaattctaagtatgttagtccaggtaggctcgagaaacaaatccatagaaattcatatgtgtataagagagagatttatataaagggtaattgtacattaagaaagcatcccaccaaatccaatccaatcccctaagtctgatattagcccatatgtccaatacacatgcagtgacgctgaatgcaggatgatcacaggccagtgcatagagagtaattggatccagtggtggggtaagcatctcagcattggcaggggcttACATATggcttttccagttctcagggaatggggtctatcagcgtagtgccatgtttctggtcagtagagtgtctccaagggagtgagttgaaagagagagaaagagagagtctgtctcctgcctccaaagagggaaTTCAGGAATCATGGTTGACCAactggactccacctcttcacttttacttgacaaattgataaatgattatataactaccacagtaagcaATGGGCATAACACACCTCCAGTTTGTTTACTGGCAAGCCTCAATTATctgggtcttaaatcagttattcaaaGGGGAAATCTTATTTTCCTATGTAGTAATGTGTGGCCGCAGC
It encodes:
- the LOC142427598 gene encoding large ribosomal subunit protein uL14-like — translated: MDFYVQNGPQCGSRAKNLYIISVQGIKGRLSRLPAAGVGDMVMATVKKGKPELRKKVHPAVVIRQRKSYRRKDGVFLYFEDNAGVIVNNKGEMKGSAITGTVAKECADLWPRIASNAGSIA